A genomic window from Longimicrobiales bacterium includes:
- the pdhA gene encoding pyruvate dehydrogenase (acetyl-transferring) E1 component subunit alpha, with protein sequence MAKTKSAAARNKDERPSRNGQTAESEPVKQEAARRDDGEGLDGLSPERLHEMLYQMLLGRRFEEKTAEAYAIGKIGGFCHLYIGQEAVTVGAFEPLRKEDYVISAYREHVQALVKGIPPRAVMAELYGRKDGCSGGKGGSMHLYSAEHNFMGGWGIVGGQVPLGTGYGWAIKYRGEDKVALCFMGEAAVNQGAFHESLNMAALWKLPVIFIVENNRFGMGTAWERASSLYDISQKASAYDMPAAVADGMDVLNMRKVVKEAVDRARSEKTPTLVEARCYRFMGHSMSDPVHGVYRTKEEVEEHKELDPIRRFIDQLKEASLLTEEELQAIDARVHSEVDDAAEFAENSPEPTEEELYRNVYASEDVAGRLYFDGRR encoded by the coding sequence ATGGCAAAGACGAAGTCGGCCGCGGCGCGGAACAAGGACGAGCGGCCGTCGCGTAACGGGCAGACGGCAGAGTCGGAGCCCGTTAAGCAGGAGGCCGCCCGTCGCGACGACGGAGAGGGTCTGGACGGTCTGAGCCCCGAGCGGCTGCATGAGATGCTGTACCAGATGCTGCTCGGCCGCCGGTTCGAGGAGAAGACGGCGGAAGCGTACGCGATCGGGAAGATCGGCGGCTTCTGCCATCTCTACATCGGGCAGGAGGCAGTGACGGTCGGCGCGTTCGAGCCGCTGCGCAAAGAGGACTACGTGATCAGCGCGTACCGTGAGCACGTGCAGGCCCTGGTAAAGGGGATCCCGCCGCGCGCGGTCATGGCCGAGCTGTATGGCAGGAAGGATGGCTGCTCGGGCGGAAAGGGCGGCTCGATGCACCTGTACAGCGCCGAGCACAATTTCATGGGCGGCTGGGGGATCGTGGGCGGGCAGGTCCCTCTGGGCACAGGCTATGGCTGGGCGATCAAATACCGCGGCGAGGACAAGGTGGCGCTGTGCTTCATGGGCGAAGCGGCGGTCAACCAGGGCGCGTTCCATGAGTCGCTGAACATGGCTGCGCTGTGGAAGCTGCCGGTGATCTTCATCGTGGAGAACAACCGGTTCGGGATGGGCACGGCGTGGGAGCGTGCGTCATCGCTGTACGACATAAGTCAGAAGGCGAGTGCGTACGACATGCCGGCTGCGGTGGCGGACGGCATGGATGTGCTGAACATGCGGAAGGTCGTGAAGGAGGCAGTAGATCGCGCACGTTCGGAGAAGACACCGACGCTGGTCGAGGCCCGCTGCTACCGCTTCATGGGTCACTCGATGTCGGATCCCGTGCATGGTGTCTACCGCACGAAGGAAGAGGTCGAGGAGCACAAGGAGCTCGATCCGATCCGCCGCTTCATCGATCAGCTGAAGGAAGCATCACTGCTGACGGAGGAGGAGCTGCAGGCGATCGATGCGCGCGTACACTCCGAGGTGGATGACGCCGCCGAGTTCGCCGAGAACTCGCCTGAGCCGACGGAGGAAGAACTGTATCGGAACGTATATGCGTCCGAGGATGTCGCCGGCCGGTTGTACTTCGACGGCCGCAGGTAG